CCGGTGCCGCCGGCGCCGAGCTGGGCCCCACCGACTGGTTGACCATTACCCAGGAGCGCGTCGACCTGTTCGCCGACGCCACCGACGACCATCAGTGGATCCATGTCGATCCGGAACGGGCCGCCGACGGGCCGTTCGGAGCCACCATCGCCCACGGTCTGCTGACGTTGTCCCTGCTGCCGCGGTTCATGCAGGAGCTCTACCGCGTCGACGGGGTCAGGATGGCGATCAACTACGGCTTCAACAAGGTCCGGTTCGTCTCGCCGGTGCCGGTGGGCGCGAAGGTGCGTGCCCGCGCGCGCCTGGAGAAGGTCGAGCGGCTCGACTCCGCGGTGCAGGCCACCATGGTCACCACGGTCGAGATCGAGGGCGTCGACAAGCCCGCCGCCGCAATCGAATCGGTGGTGCGCTATGTCGGCTGACCGGTCGGACGACCACAGGGTTGCCACCGCGCAGCGCCTCTACGCGGCGTTGGCGGGCGGCGACAAGGAGGCGTTGACTGCGCTGCTGCACCCCGACTTCGTCGGACACGCGGCCGAGGGGCTGCCGCTGGGGATGGGCGGGGAGCACGTCGGCGGCGAGGCCATGCGCACCAACCTGTGGTGGCGCATCGGCGAGCACTTCCGCGTCAAGGCGATCGCCGAGGACTTTCAGGGCCTGCCCGACGCGCGGCTGATGGTCACCGGCCGCTACCGCGGCACCGCGCGGCGCACTGGAAACCCGTTGGACGCCGCCTTCATTCACGTCATCGCCTTCAGCCCCGACGGACGCATCGTGGCGCTGCAGCAGCTCACCGACACGGCGGCCTGGCACGCGGCGCTCGACGGCCCCGCACCGCTGGAGACGTTCGAGTACCGCGTCGAGGACGGCGTGGCCACCGTGTGCCTGAACCGGCCCGAGCACCGCAACGCCATCGACATGCGGGTGGGCCTGGAAACCCTCGAGGTGGCCCGTCGTATCGAGGCCGACCCCAGCGTGCGGTCCGTGCTGATCTGCGGCAACGGACCCGCCCTCACCGTGGGCGGGGACATCAGCCACTTCGTCGAGGGCGGCCAGACCGAGCGGTTCGGCGATCGCATCTTCGACATGACCCTGCCGTTCCACCAGGCCTTCGACATTCTCAGCCGCGTTCCGGTGCCGATCGTCACCGCCGCGCACGGCGCGGTCGCCGGCGGCGGCCTCGGGTACATCTACACCGCCGATATCGTGATCGCCGCCGAGGGCTCCAAGTTCCTGACGGCCTTCGGCGCGCTGGGGGTGTCCGGCGACGGCGGCGGGACGTGGCATCTGCCACGGCTGATCGGTCCGCGTCGGGCGGCCGAGGCCTACCTGCGCAACAAGCCGATCGACGCGCAGCAGGCCCTGGAGTGGGGGATGATCAACGAAATCGTGCCCGCCGACCAGTTGCGTGAACATGCCCTGGGGGTCGCCCGGGAACTGGCCGCCGGGCCGACGCGGGCCTATGGCGCCATGCGGGGGCTGCTGCGGGATTCCTGGCGCAACAGTCTGTCGGATCACCTGAAGGCGGAATCTCACGCCATCAAGATCACCGCCGACACCCGCGATGCCGCGACCGCGATCAACGCGTTCCTGGCCAAACAACAACCCACATTCATCGGAAGGTAAGAACATGTCGGGGCTGATGAACGAAAGCGACGACCACCGCGCGATCCGGGAGACGGTCGCCGGGATCGCCCAAAAGTACGGCGCCAGTTATTTTCTCGAACGTGGCCGCACCGGCGGTGACATCGAGGAACTCTGGAAGGACCTCGGTTCGTCCGGGCTGCTCGGCGTCCACCTGCCCGAGGAGTACGGCGGTGGCGGCGGCGGCATGGCCGAGGCGGTCGTGGTCGTCGAGGAACTCGCGGCCCACGGCATGCCGCTGTTGATCTGGGTCATCTCCCCGGCCATCTGCGGGAGCATCCTGGCCCACCACGGCTCCGACGTCATGAAGAAGGACTGGCTGCCGTCCATCGCCGACGGCACCCGGAAGATGGCCTTCGGGCTGACCGAACCCGACGCCGGGTCCAACAGCCACAACGTCAAGACCACCGCGCGGCGCACTGAATCGGGTTGGACCCTCTCCGGGTCGAAGTACTACATCTCGGCGGTCGACCAATCCGACGCCATCCTGGTGGTGGCGCGGGACGCGGACCACTCGACCCCGGAGAAGTCCAAGCTGTCGCTGTTCGTGGTGCCCACCGACGCGCCGGGCCTGAGCTACCAGGAGATCGAGACGTCGATTGTCTCACCCGACAAGCAGTTCACCGTCTTCCTCGACAACGTCGAGGTCGGCGCCGACGCGCTCATCGGTGAGGCCGGTAACGGCCTTCGCCAGGTCTTCGACGGCCTGAACCCCGAGCGGATCCTGGTCGGCGCATTGTCCGGCGGCATCGGCCGCTACGCCATCGCCAAGGCCGCCGAGTACGCCAAGGAACGCCAGGTGTGGTCGACTCCCATCGGGGCGCACCAGGGCATCTCCCACCCGCTGGCCGAGTGTCACATCGCGGTGGAGTTGAGCCGACTGGCGACCGCGCGCAGTGCGGAGCTATTCGATGCCGGCGAACCCGCCGGCGAAGCGGCCAACATCGCCAAGTTCGCCGCCTCCGAGGCCGCGCTGCAGGCACTGGACCAGGCCATCCAAACCCACGGCGGCAACGGCCTGTCCCATGAGTACGGCTTGTCGGAACTGTGGTTCGTCGCCCGCCTCATGCGCACCGCGCCCGTCAGCCGGGAGATGGTGCTGAACTTCGTCGCGCAGACCTCGCTGGGTTTGCCGCGGTCCTACTGAGATCGAGCTGAGGAGACACCCATGACCACCACCGAGCACGCCTTCGATGCCATCGTGATCGGAGCCGGGGCGGGCGGACTGTTCACCGCAGCGCGCCTGGCCCACAAGGGATATCGCACCGTCGTGGTGGAACGCCTCGACAAGGTCGGCGGCCGGGCCTCCACCGACGACATCGACGGCTTCAAGGTGAACAACGGGGCCATCGTCATCGAGGTCGGCGGCATCACCCAGCAGACGTGTGAGGAGGTCGGCGCGCCGTTCGACATCCGCGAACCCCAGCCGCCGATCCTGTACCGCATCGCCGGCAAGGACGTCGACGTCACCGGCGGCGGATGGGGTTTCCTGTTGGGCAAACTCACCCGACAGGGCGCCAAGCTGGTCAAGGGCATCGGCGCGGCACGCAACGACTCCGGCCTGCCCGAGGACGAACTCTCCACCGCGGACTGGGTGGCGAAGTACACCAAAAACGAAGGCGTGCACGGGATCTTCCGCAACATGTGCGCCTCGGTGTTCGCCGTCGGCTCCGAAGACCTGCCCGCGCGGGTGTTCCTGACTTACTTCACCCGCAAGAGCGCCTTCAAGCGGTTCGGCTTCCATCCCGAGGGCACCATCGGGCTGTGGAAGGGCCTGGCCGGCGCGGTGGAGCGCCACGGTGGCCAGGTCTGGCTGTCGACGCCGGTGACGAAGATCCTGACCGAGGGTGGGACCGCGACGGGCGTGGTGGTCGAGCGCGACGGACAGCAGCTCACCCTCACCGCCCCGGTGGTGGTCAGCGATGTCGGGCCGGCCGCCACGGTGGAACTGGTCGGCGCGGAGAACCTGCCGTCGGACTACCGCGACCTCGTCAAGCAGGGTGACCGGCCCACCTCGATGATCTCGGTGAACTTCGCCAGCCGCGAGCGCCTGGTCGAGGTGCCCGGCATGCTGAGCTTCGCCAAGTCTCGACGACTGGCCTACGTCGCCAACTTCACCGACATCTGCCCGGAGATGGCACCGCAGGGGTGGAACCTGTATGTCGGTACCGCGGTGCCCAAGCCGTCCGTCGGTGATTTCGACGAGGCCGCGGAGACCGAGTTGTTGCTCCAGGATCTCCGGGACAACATCGAGGACTTCGACACTCGGGCAAAGATTCTCAATATCGCCGTTACCCGCGATGGTTGGCCGCCGCAGCGGGCGGTCGCGGGCTTCGACCTGCCGCACGACACCCCGATCGCGGGTCTGTGGAACGTCGGCGACGGCGTCAAGGAGTACGCCAACGGCGGCACCACCGCCTGCGCGGAGACCGCGCAGTTGGTCGTCGACAAGATCGTGGCCGGGTACCGGCCCGCGGTCGGCAAGTGACCTGATGAAAGAGGGGCGGGCCCGATGCGGGCCCGCCCCTCTTTCTCATAGCGCCTTGATTGCCGAGTAGCTGTCGTTGGCCCGAATCTGTTCGGCGGCACGGGAAGCCATCGCCGCGAACATCTTGTCGCCGCGCTCGGTGGTCTGCACTCCCAGCGACACCGGGATGGTCAGCACCAGCCCGTACATCGCATGCGCCTGATACTCCAACCAGCACTGCTCGGCGCTGTAGCCCTGCACGCCGTAGGACAGCAACCGCCGGTGGTACTCGGCAACAAGGTCGCGCTCGTGGGTGGCCCTGTCCGCCTCGGCCATGGAGTTGCCGATGAAGTACGAGACGTCGATGACCCCTGGTGCGGCGGCCACGCTCTGCCAGTCGACGACGGCGATCGGCGTGGCGCCGCCCTGCGCCGCGAACAGCAGGTTGTCCAGTCGGAAGTCGCCGTGCCACAAGCAGCGGTGCTCGCCGAGGGTGGCCAGCCATGCCGGCACGTGGTCGCCAAGTTGCTGGACCACCGAAACGTGTTCGGGCTGCAGGTGTTGGCCGAACCGCTCCAGCCACATCCCGGTGACCTGTGGTACGGATCCGCCAAGTTGGGTCCACGCCGCCTGGCCGGGCAGCCACTCGTGTTCGCGCAGGGCGGGGTGCGCCCAGGAGGATCCGTGCAGTGCCGCGGCCTGGGCCAGCGCCAGATCCGCCTGGTCCGCCGAGCATCCGGCGATCTGGTCGACCATCTCCGCCGGCCCCATGTCCTCCAACAGCAGGACGAATCCGCACCGGTCATCGGCGATCTCGGCGAAGTAGTGCTGCGGTGCGCGGGCGGCGCTGAGACCCGAGAGGTGCTGATAGTAGAAGACTTCCCGTTGATAGGCGCCGGTGGCGATGGCCATCTGCCGGCTGGTCTCGTCGGTGCTGGAGATCTTCGCGATCATCGTGGCCGGCGCGGTGCCGGCGTCTTCGGCGTAGGTGAGCGTCAGCCGGTAACTGTTGGCCATCTGCCCGGTTCCCACCGGTTCGGCAGACACCTCGGTGACGGTGACCGATGCCCACTCGGGGCGGTGGCGGAGCATGGTCGTCAGCGATTGCGGGGTCAGTTCGGCCAGGGTGTAGTCGGTAAACGCCATCAGCGTGTGGCCTTTCGGGATCGGATCGCGCGATATTCGGGAAGGATCGGCTTGAGCTCGGTGGGCGAGGCGCCGTGCAGGATGACGCCGTCGGCCCCGAGGTCCAACTGGTTCTTGACGGTGGTGGCGCACTGCGCCGGGCTACCGGTCGCCGAGGGGGCCAGCCACTCGTCGGGCAGCAGGGTGGCGATGTGCTCGAGTTGCTCGACCGTGGTGGAAGGGCTGTCGATCACCTTCAAGGCGCCGCCGGGCGGCTGGAAGCTCTGCACGATCGGATCTTGACGAAAGCGCTCCAGCACCGCCGGGTCCCAGTTGTTGGTGCGTACCATCAGGTCGCCGTACCCCTGCAGGTAGGTGGCGAGCCGGCCGACGGTCTTGCGCAGCCGCAGCTCCTCGGGCAGATGATCGCCGATGGTGGCCAAGCAGGACCACACCTCGACCTGTGCGGGGTCACGGCCGGCCGCTTCGGCGGCCTCCTTGACGGTTCGCACGCAACGTTGCAGCGTCTCGTCGGTGAAGAAGGTGTGCAGAATAACCTTGTCGAAGGCCCTGCCGCCCAACGCCAGCGAGTTGGGTCCGAACGCGACGAGGGCCAGCTTCACGTCCTCGTCGAAGTTGGGGTCCAACCGCAGCGCCGGATAGCTGCCCATGGGACCGTCGTGGCCGACGACGGTCTCGCCGCGGAACAACCTTCGCATCACGCGCGCGAAATCCTCCATCTGCGCGGTGGTGATCTCCGGGATGCCGAAGGCGCGTTGCACCGGGACGATTCCACGGCCGAGGCCGAGGGTGAACCGCCCACCGGTCAGGCGATGCATGGTGGTGGCGTGGGCGGCAGTGACGATGGGATGGCGGATGTTGTGATTGGTTGCGCCGGTGGTGATCCCGATGCTCTCGCTGACTGCCCCGACGGCCCCGCAGATGGTCGCGGCCTCTTTGGTGGAGAAGCGTTCCGAGACGAAACATTCCCCGAGTCCGAGTCGTTCGGCGTCGCGGACCTCGGCGATCAGATCGCGGGGTTGCTCTGCCTGGCCGGCCAGGGTGTAGAAGCCGATCTCGGGCATCCGCTCGGTCATGCCTCACCACCGCCCGGGCTGCGACGCGTGGGCTGATGTGCCGGAGTGGTCATCGAGGGGCTCCTTGTCTTGCTGCGACGCGGGTGAGGCGGCCGGGACCGTCCGTGCGGAATGCTTGCGACACAGCACATGCCGGGGCGATCCTGCCTGGAGACTACGTCTTCCCGCGGATTTTTACTTCGCGTTCAAGACTACCGTTGCCGCGGCCGTTTGTAACCTGCGTCATAGTCTGTGCGCACGTCTCGGTCAGGCCGGCGGACGGCTGTCGTGTAGCTGAAGTGTGCAGCGGGCCTGGGTGACGATCCCGCCTTCGTCGTTTCGCGTGGTCACGTCCACGTTCATCAGGCGGCGGCCCTTGCGGGTGATCTCCGTGTCGACGAGCAGGGCGCCGCCGCCGACGGTAGGGGAGCGGACCAGGTCCACCGAGATGGTGCTCAGGAAGTAGTCCTGTCCCGGTTCGCACACCGATTGCGCGGTCAACTCGGCGGCCGTGCTTGCGTAGGCCAGCAGCACGCCCCCGTGCACCGACCGCATGCCGTTGAGCATCCACTCCCGGGGTTCCCAGCTGCCTTCGAGGCGACCGTCACAGCCCGGGGTCATGGCCATCGTCAGGACGTCCTGAAGGGGATGAGCCTGTGGCCGAGTCGATTCCGGATCGGCGGTGGGCAGGACGGCGGTCGGCGCCGTGGCGGCGGTCCGGGGCCGGCGCACCGCTTCGGCCCCGCAGTGCGCGAGCGCGAACGTCGTGGCCCCCGAGCGAAGCCGACCGGCGGACAGCACCCGTGCGGTGCGGGGGTCCACGTACTCGCGCAGGGCGGTCGCGGTGATCTTCCCGCGGGTGGGAAGCGGAGCGGCGAGGGCGACCGAGAGGTTACTGACCACATATTCGAGTCCGGCTTCGGCTGCGGGATAGGCGCTGAAGCCCAGGCAGGTATCGAGCAACACCGCCACGGATGCGAGCGTGCACTTGCCTCGATGGTCGGCAAGACGGGGGTCGATCTCCTGGT
This DNA window, taken from Mycolicibacterium sp. MU0050, encodes the following:
- a CDS encoding MaoC family dehydratase → MTQVFSGLDALAGAAGAELGPTDWLTITQERVDLFADATDDHQWIHVDPERAADGPFGATIAHGLLTLSLLPRFMQELYRVDGVRMAINYGFNKVRFVSPVPVGAKVRARARLEKVERLDSAVQATMVTTVEIEGVDKPAAAIESVVRYVG
- a CDS encoding enoyl-CoA hydratase-related protein — protein: MSADRSDDHRVATAQRLYAALAGGDKEALTALLHPDFVGHAAEGLPLGMGGEHVGGEAMRTNLWWRIGEHFRVKAIAEDFQGLPDARLMVTGRYRGTARRTGNPLDAAFIHVIAFSPDGRIVALQQLTDTAAWHAALDGPAPLETFEYRVEDGVATVCLNRPEHRNAIDMRVGLETLEVARRIEADPSVRSVLICGNGPALTVGGDISHFVEGGQTERFGDRIFDMTLPFHQAFDILSRVPVPIVTAAHGAVAGGGLGYIYTADIVIAAEGSKFLTAFGALGVSGDGGGTWHLPRLIGPRRAAEAYLRNKPIDAQQALEWGMINEIVPADQLREHALGVARELAAGPTRAYGAMRGLLRDSWRNSLSDHLKAESHAIKITADTRDAATAINAFLAKQQPTFIGR
- a CDS encoding acyl-CoA dehydrogenase family protein, with amino-acid sequence MSGLMNESDDHRAIRETVAGIAQKYGASYFLERGRTGGDIEELWKDLGSSGLLGVHLPEEYGGGGGGMAEAVVVVEELAAHGMPLLIWVISPAICGSILAHHGSDVMKKDWLPSIADGTRKMAFGLTEPDAGSNSHNVKTTARRTESGWTLSGSKYYISAVDQSDAILVVARDADHSTPEKSKLSLFVVPTDAPGLSYQEIETSIVSPDKQFTVFLDNVEVGADALIGEAGNGLRQVFDGLNPERILVGALSGGIGRYAIAKAAEYAKERQVWSTPIGAHQGISHPLAECHIAVELSRLATARSAELFDAGEPAGEAANIAKFAASEAALQALDQAIQTHGGNGLSHEYGLSELWFVARLMRTAPVSREMVLNFVAQTSLGLPRSY
- a CDS encoding NAD(P)/FAD-dependent oxidoreductase, which produces MTTTEHAFDAIVIGAGAGGLFTAARLAHKGYRTVVVERLDKVGGRASTDDIDGFKVNNGAIVIEVGGITQQTCEEVGAPFDIREPQPPILYRIAGKDVDVTGGGWGFLLGKLTRQGAKLVKGIGAARNDSGLPEDELSTADWVAKYTKNEGVHGIFRNMCASVFAVGSEDLPARVFLTYFTRKSAFKRFGFHPEGTIGLWKGLAGAVERHGGQVWLSTPVTKILTEGGTATGVVVERDGQQLTLTAPVVVSDVGPAATVELVGAENLPSDYRDLVKQGDRPTSMISVNFASRERLVEVPGMLSFAKSRRLAYVANFTDICPEMAPQGWNLYVGTAVPKPSVGDFDEAAETELLLQDLRDNIEDFDTRAKILNIAVTRDGWPPQRAVAGFDLPHDTPIAGLWNVGDGVKEYANGGTTACAETAQLVVDKIVAGYRPAVGK
- a CDS encoding phosphotransferase is translated as MAFTDYTLAELTPQSLTTMLRHRPEWASVTVTEVSAEPVGTGQMANSYRLTLTYAEDAGTAPATMIAKISSTDETSRQMAIATGAYQREVFYYQHLSGLSAARAPQHYFAEIADDRCGFVLLLEDMGPAEMVDQIAGCSADQADLALAQAAALHGSSWAHPALREHEWLPGQAAWTQLGGSVPQVTGMWLERFGQHLQPEHVSVVQQLGDHVPAWLATLGEHRCLWHGDFRLDNLLFAAQGGATPIAVVDWQSVAAAPGVIDVSYFIGNSMAEADRATHERDLVAEYHRRLLSYGVQGYSAEQCWLEYQAHAMYGLVLTIPVSLGVQTTERGDKMFAAMASRAAEQIRANDSYSAIKAL
- a CDS encoding TIGR03857 family LLM class F420-dependent oxidoreductase, producing MTERMPEIGFYTLAGQAEQPRDLIAEVRDAERLGLGECFVSERFSTKEAATICGAVGAVSESIGITTGATNHNIRHPIVTAAHATTMHRLTGGRFTLGLGRGIVPVQRAFGIPEITTAQMEDFARVMRRLFRGETVVGHDGPMGSYPALRLDPNFDEDVKLALVAFGPNSLALGGRAFDKVILHTFFTDETLQRCVRTVKEAAEAAGRDPAQVEVWSCLATIGDHLPEELRLRKTVGRLATYLQGYGDLMVRTNNWDPAVLERFRQDPIVQSFQPPGGALKVIDSPSTTVEQLEHIATLLPDEWLAPSATGSPAQCATTVKNQLDLGADGVILHGASPTELKPILPEYRAIRSRKATR
- a CDS encoding PaaI family thioesterase; its protein translation is MTHPAFTEMFTIDNAVRSMGVSVPRIDAGSVTADQEIDPRLADHRGKCTLASVAVLLDTCLGFSAYPAAEAGLEYVVSNLSVALAAPLPTRGKITATALREYVDPRTARVLSAGRLRSGATTFALAHCGAEAVRRPRTAATAPTAVLPTADPESTRPQAHPLQDVLTMAMTPGCDGRLEGSWEPREWMLNGMRSVHGGVLLAYASTAAELTAQSVCEPGQDYFLSTISVDLVRSPTVGGGALLVDTEITRKGRRLMNVDVTTRNDEGGIVTQARCTLQLHDSRPPA